A DNA window from Hevea brasiliensis isolate MT/VB/25A 57/8 chromosome 2, ASM3005281v1, whole genome shotgun sequence contains the following coding sequences:
- the LOC110638089 gene encoding uncharacterized protein LOC110638089, whose product MSSFEFDIVKAEKADAMRRYKRERIYRFSLPLAGAFTLLFCSFSWLPVVHEMAKAYLSVLNHHLLVFLLINAMVLVIYHLSAAAAGGKNDSASQPDLYDQYVSFSFSSSSRRRTTAEGEKQLVVVSPAAVEVQPDENTFHNKQIVHYENANCAPVEKNPVNELAVTETYKADRDETKSFRRTRSEKYAIEKIKRSQRRELRRSGTENGREMVVAGGRTLTRKSMQEMNSEEFRHTIESFIASKRKILRDENFAVSMEEKESSFNYHNRLYVI is encoded by the coding sequence ATGTCTTCTTTTGAATTTGATATTGTCAAGGCTGAGAAAGCCGATGCCATGAGAAGATACAAGAGAGAAAGAATCTATAGATTCTCTCTTCCTTTAGCAGGGGCCTTCACtctccttttctgctccttctcGTGGCTTCCGGTTGTCCATGAGATGGCCAAAGCTTATCTCTCCGTTTTGAACCATCATTTACTCGTTTTCCTCCTCATAAACGCTATGGTTTTGGTTATCTACCATTTATCTGCAGCCGCCGCCGGTGGAAAGAACGACTCCGCATCTCAGCCTGATCTTTATGATCAGTACGTCTCCTTCTCCTTCTCCTCCTCCTCTCGCCGGAGAACAACAGCGGAAGGGGAAAAACAATTGGTAGTAGTCTCACCGGCGGCAGTAGAGGTTCAACCTGACGAGAATACCTTTCACAACAAACAGATAGTTCATTACGAGAATGCTAATTGTGCTCCAGTGGAGAAGAACCCAGTTAATGAACTTGCGGTGACAGAAACTTATAAGGCTGATAGGGATGAGACAAAGAGTTTCAGGAGAACACGATCAGAGAAATACGCAATAGAGAAGATAAAAAGGAGTCAACGACGAGAGCTGCGGCGATCGGGGACAGAGAACGGAAGAGAAATGGTGGTCGCTGGTGGCCGTACCCTGACAAGAAAATCAATGCAGGAAATGAACAGCGAAGAGTTTAGGCATACAATTGAGAGTTTCATTGCTAGTAAAAGGAAGATCTTAAGGGATGAGAATTTTGCTGTTTCAATGGAAGAAAAGGAGTCGTCCTTCAATTACCACAATCGCTTATATGTGATTTAA